In Hydrogenophaga sp. PBL-H3, the genomic window TCGCGCCGTCTTCGACTACCGCAACGGCAAGATTCCCGAGCGCGTGCGCGACCTGATCGAAGCCCACCTTGCCATCGAGCGCGAGGACGCCAAGAGCGCCGGCACGCTAGGCTTCATGACTCGCGCGCTCGCCATCGCTACGCTGCCGCACAGGCGGCAGGACGAATACCGCTTCGTTCGCAAGAACGGCGACTTCGTGCTCACGATGATGACGGCCCACCCCGAAGGGCTTCCCTTCGGGACGGTGCCGCGCATGCTGCTGACCTGGGTTTGCACGGAAGCCGTGCAAACCGGCGAGCGCGTCTTGCACCTGGGCAATTCGCTGGCCGAGTATCTGGACGAGCTGGGCATGCACAGCTCGGGCGGCAAGCGCGGAGACATCACGCGCCTGAAACACGCCATGACGACGCTTTTCAGCGCCGTCATTTCGTGCCACTACGAGGGGGCCGATTCGTGGGCCTTGTCCAACGTCCTGCTGGCTGATCGCGTCGAGTGGTGGCAACCGCAGAACCCCGAGCAGGCCGGGCAATGGCAATCGAATCTCCAGCTTTCCGAACCGTTCTTCAAGGAGTGCATCGAGCACCCCTTGCCGGTTGACGTTCGCGCGATGCGCTCGCTCGGAAAGTCGCCCCTGGCGCTGGACATCTATGTGTGGCTGTCGCACCGCATGAGCTACTTGTCGCGCCGCACGACCATTCCCTGGGTGTCGCTCGCCGGCCAGTTCGGTGCCGGCTACGCGATGGACGAACAGGGCTTGCGCGACTTCAAGCGCGCCTTCCTGCGCGAGTTGAAGCATGTGATGGTGGTCTATCCCGAGGCGAAAGTCGCCGATTCGCCGAACGGGCTTGTGCTGTACCCAAGCCCTCCGCATGTGCCGTTCAGCAGCGCGCCTAAGCAGCGCCGGCTTCCGCTATGAACCGCCGCCAGTTCCTGGCCGCGCTGGCCTGCGCCTGCACGCTCGGCTTCGCCTCGGCCGCGCGGGCCGACTTCGCCGGCCCGGTGATCGCCATCCTTGACGGCGACACCATCGACGTGCTGATTGACCGCCAGCCCGTGCGCGTGCGCCTCGCGCAGATCGACGCGGCCGAGAAGCGGCAAGCCTTCGGCACCCGCTCCCGTCAGGCGCTTTCCTCGCTGGTCTTCCGCCAGTCCGTCACCGTCGCCGATGCCGGCCGCGACCGCTACGGCCGCGCGCTCGGCACCGTCTATGTCTCCGGCGTCAACGTCAACGCCGAAATGGTTCGCCAGGGCATGGCCTGGGTGTATCGCCAATACGCGACCGACCGAAGCCTGTTCGCGCTGGAGGACGAAGCACGCGCCGGCCGGCGCGGCTTGTGGGCCGACCCGTCGTCGGTTCCGCCGTGGCAGTTTCGGCATCGTCAACACGAATAAGGTATCGGTATGTCAGAGCGCATCAATCCAGATTTTTACACCGTCAAACATGCTCCGCTCGGTGAGCTTATGAGCATGGAAAAGACGGACATCGTTCAGATGGAGCTAAAGCGCCGAGCGGCCGAGGCGCTGCAACAGGCTTACGCACTTTATCTGAATGCCTTCGGCGATGCTGCGGCCGGGCAGTTTTCCGACGATGCCGGGCGGCTGGTTCGTCACGAATAGAACCAGGACATTACTCACCCCGGCATAGCCGGGGCCGGGCTTTCGTGCTTCGCATCGAGCCTGCGCACTTCGCGCTTGTCTCGACCCCTTCGGGCGTCAATCCCTTTCGGACGCGCTTTGCGGTTCGGGTTTGGATTGCTTGCTCTCTTTCAGGTTATCACGCCGTTCTCGGCGTCAAGGGCTGCGCGTTCCGCTTGCGGCCTGCCGGCCGTTCCACCCCTGACGCCTGCGCTGCGGCGTGCTGCCTTCGGTCGCAAAGGGCAATCCCGCCCTACGTTCAACCGGAGGTTTCACATGGTTCAGATGAAGCTGTCTTTCGACAACATCAACAGCGACGAGTCGCTGTATGTCCGAGACGCTGACGGCGTATATCAGGTTGCCACCGCCGCCCAGGTTCTGGCCGGCGCTCGCAAGGCCGCCGACTCGCTGGCCCTTCCGGGCCAACAATTCAGCAGCCCGCAGGCAGTCAAAGACTTCCTGGTCGCCAAGCTGGCGGGCATCGAACACGAAGTGTTCGGCGTCATTTTCACCGACAGCCAACATCGGCTGATCGCCTACAAAGAGATGTTCAGCGGCACCATTGATGCCGCGTCCGTGTATCCACGGGAAATCGTGAAAACCGCCTTGCGGCTGAACGCTTCCGCGCTCATTTTCACTCACAACCACCCAAGTGGCATCGCTTCACCTAGCGAAGCTGATAAGCGCCTAACGGCCCGGCTCAAAGAGGCGTTGAGCCTTATAGACGCGCGCGTGCTCGACCACATCATTGTGGCCGGCTCCAGCACGCTATCGTTCGCCGAACACGGCCTTCTATGAAGAATGGGGCTTTGCCCCATTCCTTCAACGTGCGGTAATGCCCAATGGCGACAGGCCCGCGCGATCGAGGCGCTGCGGCTGTCACCAAACCCGTGCAATTCCGCCGCCAGTGATCCACGTCGGCCAGCCGTCCGACCACTGGCGGGTTCCTGCCCACATACCCACCGGCCTGCTACGGGAGTAGTAGGCACCCTTCGCGGCCCGTGGATATGTGGACAGCATTCAAAGGCCGGCCACTGGTGACACCGCGGCCGACCAGGTGCGCGGCCGATGTCACCATCGGCCAGTCTGGTGACAGGCAGATCCATCGAGCTGGATTCGCCCGTCACCATCCCCAAGATGGCGACACGCCATCGAGCTGGCCAGCTCGGCCGCGTCACCAACGATTCCCCTTCATGTGGTGACAGATCCCGCCGGCGCCGGCGGGATGTTCGTCACCAACAAGCCCGACCGCCTTCGGCGTCGAAGACGCCCTTTCCCCCACCCTGCCCAGGGCAGGAGGGGGCGGTGTGTAGGCCCGCGCAGCGGGCAACCAGTCCATGCACACCGCGACACGTCGCCGTGCTGCACACAAGCCCGCAGACTGCCGCCACGTCGGCAGACTGCACACAGCCGGGCCGGCTGGTTCATGCACGCTGCCCCCGCCGCTGGCGGTGGAGAAAGGCGGCTTTGCCGCTACGCAGCCGGCGCGGCCGTCTGGTTGTGCCGCCTGCGTCGGCCGTAGGGCGCTCGCGTTCCGCGCCCGCCCTTGGTGGCATGTCGTCATCGTCCGGTGGCGTTGCTCCACTGCGCACCTTTCGCCTGCCCTAGACGGTAGTCCAGCCATGCCGTCGCTCCAAGGGCCGGGCAAGCCCTGAAATCCTCACCCGTTCGCACTCGCTGCGCTCGCTTGCGCTGCGGCTTCCGGTTTCTCCCTTTCCGCGCCGTCCTGTCCGGCCCACCTACGGGCAATCACGGCGAAAGGCACTCAGCGGAGCAAGGTTCAACACCACAGGAGAAATGCGACATGACTCACCAACAAGTTCAGTTTGAAAAGCCGGCTCAAGCATCTAGCAGAGCAGAGGTTGAACAGCAGAAAACCGGGGGAATGAAGCCGATGAAAAACAAGGTAATGGCGTGGGTGGACGTGCTGCCGGGCGTGGAAGCGACGGGGCTTCAGGCCAAGCGTGACGACATCGCCGAGCTGATGGCCGAGGCGGCCGAGCTGACCCGCAAAGCCGAGGAACTGCGCAGCCGGGCCTATTTCGCCGCGTGCAGCCTCGAAGGCGAAGCCCGCAGCCGCTGGACGCTGGAGCAGATCGACGCAGCCAAGCGCAACGCCTGACAACTTCCCGGAGTGCCCCAGGCGGGGCGCTCCCCTTCTCAACTACCAGGAGCAAAGACCATGAACGCATACGAACAGAAGCAAGCCGCCCGCAAGGCCCGTTACGAGGAACGCGCCGAGCAGGCCAGCGCCGAGAGCGCGAGCACCTACAACCGCGCCCGAGACATGGCCCAGGCGATCCCCTTCGGCCAGCCGATCCTTGTCGGCCATCACAGCGAGACGCGCGACCGCAACTATCGTGACCGCATCCATACCACCTATGGCAAAGCCTTCGCCCTGCAAGACAAGGCCAAGCACTACGAGCAGAAAGCGGCGAGCGTGGGCACTGGCGGCATTTCGAGTGACGACCCGGACGCCATCGAGAAGCTGCGCGCCGAGCTGGCGAACGTCGAGCAGGCCCAGGAGCGCATGAAGGCCGCGAACAAGGCCATTCGCACCCACAAGACCGAGGAAACACGCATTGCCGCACTGGTGGCCCAGGGTTTGACCGAGGCCCAGGCGGCCGAGCTGCTGAAACCGGACTTCGCGGGCCGCGTCGGCTTCCCGTCCTACGCCTTGAGCAACAACAACGCGAACGCCCGCCGCATCGCTGGCCGCATCGCCGAGCTGGAGAAGCGCCGCCAGCGTGTCGATGTAGAGCAGGAGGCCGAGGGCTACACCTACCGCGAGGACACCGAGGAAAACCGCGTCATGTTCGTGTTCCCCGGCAAGCCCGACGAGGCCACGCGCGCCCTGTTGAAGCGCCACGCCTTCAAGTGGTCGCCGTCCCGTGGTGCCTGGGTTCGCCAACTGAACAACGCCGGCATTTGGGCCGGCCAGGAAGTGAAAAAAGCCCTGAATGCGCTTACCAAAGTTGGTGACGTGTAATAGCCAATCTGGTATATTTTGGACTAGGCGCAGTGTCCAATAGGAAGGCCGGGAGCCCGGCCTTCCCATCCTGAAAGGAGGATGACATGCGAATCATCGACGACCTGATCGTGAAGACTGCAACCGCAATCCTGCGCGGCGTCATGGCGGTTGGAGCTGGCCTTGTCTATGTCCAGTTTTTCGCCCTGACCGTCGCCGTTTCGATGGTCGGCACCACCGCCCTGGCGGTGATTCTCGCCGCTGCCAAGGCGGCCATTTTCGGAGGTTGAACAATGGCAACGAAGAAGGCGCACACCGCCGAGCTGATGAAGCTGGCCGGAGAGCTGCCCGCACTTATCGAGGGATTGGAAGCGGACATTGCCGCCGTGTCCGCTCGCATGGCCGAGCTGAAAAAAGCCGGCCTTGTGTACGCAAGCGAGCACTGGCGCAAGGACGCGAACGACGAGCCGAAATACTTCTATCTGCTGTATCCGCAGAAGCACGGAGAGCCGCGCCGCCGCGACTACATCGGATGCGATGCGGCCAAGATTGCCGAAGCCCGCGCCGGCATCGCTCGGGCCAAGGAGTACGACGAGCTGGCCGCCCGCCTGTCCAGCCTGTCGGGCCGCGTCCACCACGTCGCCGGCACGCTGCAAGACGCCCGCCGCTACCTCACCAGCAAACGCTAACCCCCGCCACGGAGGCAACGACCCATGACCACCACCATGACCCTGCCCGATGGATTCACCGCCAAGGCGCTGGACGCCGCCGCGTCCGCGCTCGATGCCGTCGCGGCCGGCCTGCCCTTCCAGGTCGATGACCTGATCGCCGGAGCGATGGCGCTCGAATGGATGACGACCAACACCACGCAGGCGGCACAGACCTATGACCTGCTGCACCGTGTCCGCGTCCTCGTGAACGGCCGAGGCTTCGCCCGGACGACCGAGGGGCGCGCAGAAGCTGGCCGGCTGGTGTCGATGGTGCGCGCCCTGCGGGCCGAGCACTGACCCCCCACCGGCCGGGCAACCCCCGGCCATTTTTACCCCTTGCGCGGTAATAATAGTAATAGTATTATTACGACTACAACGACGAAAGGAGCGCCGAGTCATGGCACTGAACCAGGAAATCAAAGAACGCATCTTTGCCGCCGCCGATGAACTGCACGCGGCCAGCCCGAACGGCGAGTTCCCGAACGTCGAAGCCGTTCGCCAACTCAGCCGCGCCGGCATGAACAACGTGGTCGAGGCCATGAAGGAATGGCGCGCCAAGCAGCGCAAGCAAGTGCAGGCCGTCCGCGAGCCGCTGCCGGCAGAGCTGCACGGCGTCTTGCAGACAGCCGGGCAAAGCCTTTGGGAGACGGCGCAGCAACTGGCGAACGAATCGCTAGAGGCCGCGCGGGCCGCCTTCGAGGCCGAGAAAACCGACCTCACCGAGCTATCGGCGCAGCAGTCGGCCGCCTTCGAGGCGCAGACGGGAGAGCTGGAAGCCGCCCAGGCCCGCATTGTCGAGCTGGAAGCCCAGGCCGCCGCCGCCATCGAGCAGCAGCATAAGCAAGCCGGCGAGCTGGCCGAGCTGCGCACGCAGCACGAAGACAGCCAGCGCCGCGCCACCCTGGCCGAGCAGAAGGCCCAGGAGACGGAGCACCGGGCGGCCGAGCTACGCGCCGAGCTGGATCGAGCGCACCAGGACGCCGACCGCTTGCGCCAAGAACGCGACGAGGCCAAGGCCCGCCGCGATCAAGCCGACGTGCGCGCCGAGGAAGCCGAAGGCGAGCGCGACGACGCCCTGCGCCAACTGGCGGCCGGCAATGCCGAGCTGGCCGGCCTGCGCGCGAAGATGACCGCCGAGGCCGAGCAACACGCCGAGCAACGCAAGCGCGCGGCCGAAGAAGTTCACCGCAGCGCCGAACGCATGACCAAGGCCGAGAGCGAGCGCGACAAAGCCCGCGATGCCGCCGCCACGGCCCGCGAGGACGCGGCGAAGCTGCGCGGCGAGCTGGAGGCCGTCAAGACGCAGAACGCCGCCCTGCTGGCCGCCTTGAAGCCCGCAGCGCAGTCGAAGCGCCCGCCGAAGGCTTGACCTTCGCCATTGGTGACGCGATCGCGGCCAGGCCCGGGCGGCCGCGTCACCAATCGAACCCGGCCGCGTGGTGACAGGAAGATCCACCAGGTTGGCCAACTTTGTCACCAATGGCCCCGCCGTAGTGGTGACAGCGCATCGAGCTGGCCAGCTCGCCGGCGTCACCAACGAAGGAGAACAGCATGCAGCACGACCGAACCCGCGCCGCCGTATCCCGCCAGCTCAAGGGCATGGGTGCGAGCCTGTACGAAGTCGGCATTCGCCACGCAGAGCGCGGCATGCTCAATCGGGAGTGGAGCGAGGCCGACATCATGAAGTCGCTGGACTGGCTCAAGCGCGAGAACTTCAAGGGCTGCGACATCTACGTTCGCCCGGCGCGCTCCGCGCCGAGCCGGCTCATTCTGGTGGACGACTTGAGCATGGGCACGCTGGCCCGGCTCCAGGCCGGCCCCTACCCTGCCGCCGTCACCGTGCAGACCAGTCCGGGCAACTATCAGGCGTGGATCAAGCTGGACGACGACATGCCGGCCGACGTGCGGCGCGAGGTGGCCCGCCATCTTGCGCGCGAGTACGGCGGCGACCCGAATAGCGCCGACTCGGCGCACTACGGCCGGCTGGCCGGCTTCACCAACCGCAAGCCCGAACACATCGACGCGGCGGGCCGTTCGCCGTTCGTACTGCTGGACAGCTACAACGGCCGCCCGGCCAGTGGCGCGGCCGAGCTGGTGCAGATCGCGCGAGGCGTGATCGAGCGCGAGCGCGAGCAAGCCCGCAGCATGGCCGCGCACGTCCAGCGGGAGGCCCGCAACATGCCCCAGGCCGCGACCAGGACGCCGCAGACGGCCCAAGAGCTGGCCGAGTGGTATCGCAGCCTATGGCACAGCCTGAAAACGCAGTTCGGCGGCGACTTCGACGCCAGCCGGGCCGACTGGATGGCCGCCGTCGCCATGTTCCGCAAGGGCTACGCCTTCCAGGACGTGGCCGACGCCATCGCGCAGCACAGCCCAGGAATCGACGGCCGCAAGGGCGCGGCCGTGGCCGACTACGTGACCAGGACGGCCGGCAAGGCCGAAATCTGGCACGAGCTGAAAGCCCAGGGCGCAGACTATGCCGACGTGGCCGACGCGCTGCTGTCACTCGCCCAGGATCGCGCGCAGAACCGGCCCTAGCCTCGGCTGGCTTGTGGATAAGCCTGTTGATGGCCGAAGTTATCCACGATGAACTTGTCTTGCCTAAGAAGGCCAGCCGAATCAAGGGCTTGCGTATCCAATCCACAGAACGGCGCGATGAATCTATCTTGCGCCCTGCGCTGAAACTGTCTTGCCGCTACGCTGAAACTGTCTTGAGACGGCGCGGCCAGGATGGCCGGAAAGCCTTACAGGACAAGGCTTTGCGAGCGTTCGCGCACCCATCCCCCTATAGCTTTTGCCTGTAGGTTTTTCTTTCCTATAAATATTTATTGCCTGTAGTGGGAGCGCCCGGAATTGTGGACATTCCGGCCGAGCTGCGGGCCGAGCGGATCACACACCTCCCCTCGCGCGGGCCTGCGGCCCTTCGGGGAGAAAGGCGTCTTCGACGCTTGAACCCCCTACCCTACCCTTCCCCCTTTGAACCATCGCCTGCGCGCGCAGACGGGCCGCCTACGCACGTTCTCGCCCTGGGTGGCCCTACCCCACACGCCCGCGCC contains:
- a CDS encoding RepB family DNA primase yields the protein MQHDRTRAAVSRQLKGMGASLYEVGIRHAERGMLNREWSEADIMKSLDWLKRENFKGCDIYVRPARSAPSRLILVDDLSMGTLARLQAGPYPAAVTVQTSPGNYQAWIKLDDDMPADVRREVARHLAREYGGDPNSADSAHYGRLAGFTNRKPEHIDAAGRSPFVLLDSYNGRPASGAAELVQIARGVIEREREQARSMAAHVQREARNMPQAATRTPQTAQELAEWYRSLWHSLKTQFGGDFDASRADWMAAVAMFRKGYAFQDVADAIAQHSPGIDGRKGAAVADYVTRTAGKAEIWHELKAQGADYADVADALLSLAQDRAQNRP
- a CDS encoding replication protein RepA, encoding MSEEDAASLARRTAEARKASADAAAPASELLGLPSPADEAAFESSAAAGTPASNAPAKKLARTAKEKPIRAVFDYRNGKIPERVRDLIEAHLAIEREDAKSAGTLGFMTRALAIATLPHRRQDEYRFVRKNGDFVLTMMTAHPEGLPFGTVPRMLLTWVCTEAVQTGERVLHLGNSLAEYLDELGMHSSGGKRGDITRLKHAMTTLFSAVISCHYEGADSWALSNVLLADRVEWWQPQNPEQAGQWQSNLQLSEPFFKECIEHPLPVDVRAMRSLGKSPLALDIYVWLSHRMSYLSRRTTIPWVSLAGQFGAGYAMDEQGLRDFKRAFLRELKHVMVVYPEAKVADSPNGLVLYPSPPHVPFSSAPKQRRLPL
- the radC gene encoding RadC family protein; the protein is MVQMKLSFDNINSDESLYVRDADGVYQVATAAQVLAGARKAADSLALPGQQFSSPQAVKDFLVAKLAGIEHEVFGVIFTDSQHRLIAYKEMFSGTIDAASVYPREIVKTALRLNASALIFTHNHPSGIASPSEADKRLTARLKEALSLIDARVLDHIIVAGSSTLSFAEHGLL
- a CDS encoding DUF3560 domain-containing protein, producing the protein MNAYEQKQAARKARYEERAEQASAESASTYNRARDMAQAIPFGQPILVGHHSETRDRNYRDRIHTTYGKAFALQDKAKHYEQKAASVGTGGISSDDPDAIEKLRAELANVEQAQERMKAANKAIRTHKTEETRIAALVAQGLTEAQAAELLKPDFAGRVGFPSYALSNNNANARRIAGRIAELEKRRQRVDVEQEAEGYTYREDTEENRVMFVFPGKPDEATRALLKRHAFKWSPSRGAWVRQLNNAGIWAGQEVKKALNALTKVGDV
- a CDS encoding DNA-binding protein, producing MALNQEIKERIFAAADELHAASPNGEFPNVEAVRQLSRAGMNNVVEAMKEWRAKQRKQVQAVREPLPAELHGVLQTAGQSLWETAQQLANESLEAARAAFEAEKTDLTELSAQQSAAFEAQTGELEAAQARIVELEAQAAAAIEQQHKQAGELAELRTQHEDSQRRATLAEQKAQETEHRAAELRAELDRAHQDADRLRQERDEAKARRDQADVRAEEAEGERDDALRQLAAGNAELAGLRAKMTAEAEQHAEQRKRAAEEVHRSAERMTKAESERDKARDAAATAREDAAKLRGELEAVKTQNAALLAALKPAAQSKRPPKA
- a CDS encoding thermonuclease family protein translates to MNRRQFLAALACACTLGFASAARADFAGPVIAILDGDTIDVLIDRQPVRVRLAQIDAAEKRQAFGTRSRQALSSLVFRQSVTVADAGRDRYGRALGTVYVSGVNVNAEMVRQGMAWVYRQYATDRSLFALEDEARAGRRGLWADPSSVPPWQFRHRQHE
- the kleA gene encoding stable inheritance protein KleA, with protein sequence MTHQQVQFEKPAQASSRAEVEQQKTGGMKPMKNKVMAWVDVLPGVEATGLQAKRDDIAELMAEAAELTRKAEELRSRAYFAACSLEGEARSRWTLEQIDAAKRNA